Within Paenibacillus sp. RUD330, the genomic segment TCAGCGCGTATACGGTGCCGCTGAGGAAGTCGACGATCCGCACGGCCAGATCCGTCCGGACGCGCTGCAGGTTCACGATGACGGAACGCCGGTTGCGCAGATGGTCGGCAATCTCCTGCGCCTCGTCATAGGAACGGGGTTCGTTCAGCACGACGCGCATGTTCTTCTGCGAATGGATGCTGACGATATTGCTGCCTTTGGTTGGTTTACGCATTTCGGATGCCGAGGTTTCAACTTCGTGATCCTCATGCTGTTGGACGGGCTCGCGCTCGATGATCTCTTCTTCATCCTGCAAGCCGAAATAGTTCATGAACCGGTTAAGCACCTTCATACCAGCTCCTCCTCTTTGCCTACGAGAATGGTTCCAAGCCGCACCCATGTCGCGCCTTCCTCGACCGCCGCCTCGAAGTCGCCCGACATTCCCATCGAGAGCTCCGTCAGCGGCTCCTGAAACCAGCTCTCGCGGTTGGCCAGCTCCATCAGCTCCCGCAGGCTCCGGAAGACCGGACGCGCAGCTTCGGAATCCTCGTCATGGGGCGCCATCGTCATGAGGCCGACCGGCTTGACGCCGGGGTAGGCCGCGAGACCCGAGGCGAGATCCCGGAGCTGCTCCGGGGCGATGCCGTGCTTGGATTGTTCCGCGGATACGTTGACTTGAATGAAGCATGGGACCACGATGCCGAGGCTCCTGGCCTTCTTGTCGATCGCATCCGCCAGGGAAAGCCTGTCCAGCGAATGGATGTATGTAAACTTGCCTATGACGTCCTTCACCTTGTTCGTCTGCAGTGAACCGATAAAATGCCAGACGGGGGCCTCCCCCGCTCCGCAGGAGCCTTCCGGAAACGCCTCCCACTTGTCCTTGGCGTCCTGCCAGCGGTTCTCGCCCAGATGGACGCAGCCGCTGTCCAGCGCTTCCCTGGTCCTGTCGAGGGACACATACTTCGTCACCGCGATGACGTTCACTTCCTCCGG encodes:
- a CDS encoding cell division protein SepF, giving the protein MKVLNRFMNYFGLQDEEEIIEREPVQQHEDHEVETSASEMRKPTKGSNIVSIHSQKNMRVVLNEPRSYDEAQEIADHLRNRRSVIVNLQRVRTDLAVRIVDFLSGTVYALNGSISKLGPNIFLCTPDSVDVQGTITEMLADEDYRKMR
- a CDS encoding YggS family pyridoxal phosphate-dependent enzyme, which produces MSLTERKAEVDRRIAEACARSGRSPEEVNVIAVTKYVSLDRTREALDSGCVHLGENRWQDAKDKWEAFPEGSCGAGEAPVWHFIGSLQTNKVKDVIGKFTYIHSLDRLSLADAIDKKARSLGIVVPCFIQVNVSAEQSKHGIAPEQLRDLASGLAAYPGVKPVGLMTMAPHDEDSEAARPVFRSLRELMELANRESWFQEPLTELSMGMSGDFEAAVEEGATWVRLGTILVGKEEELV